DNA from Solanum stenotomum isolate F172 chromosome 3, ASM1918654v1, whole genome shotgun sequence:
CAAAATAGAGTTTTTTGGTACACAAATATGACTAAATCAAAGCCTTTTAAATTCCAGTGTACCATAAAAATACTTTATGCGTTAATGTTTTACATATTAGTCCAATTTTTAGATGTCTTAAATTAAAGGGACAACTCAGTACACTAAAACTTTCGCTATGCACACAGTAGTGGAGTCAGAATTTTTAatagggggttcaaaatctatAGAAATAGACTCAAAAATAGCCGaaggggttcgacatctactatatatacataaaaaaatattttaatcatatataattaatgtaattttccGCCAAAGGAGGTTCGGATTAGTATaaggtggctccgcccctgTATGCACAAGGTCCAGAGAAGGGTCTGATCACAACGACTTATTGTACACAACTTAAATTGTACTGTCAAAATCTATTGATTTAATAAATGAATGAGTTGGACATTTTCTATTTCATGGCTaattgtgattttatttttgttttaatttaatatattttatatagctacgaatgaaaagaaaaaggggtttattaagtattaaaaaattagtaagaaaataattaaacttattAACTATAATTTACTATTTAGTTCAAATTCAATCCAACTCGTTCATTTAACTACGCTCTTTTGCGCGGTCCAATTTGGCGTACAAACACAGCCTGCAGTTTCAAGACCTTATATAATTCGACTATATTATTACTTTCAAtacatataatttaaaaaaaacataagcaGACAGagtcttatgtttatgttttgtttGTTACTATACatcaaaaaagagaaaaactagAGCTCTGAACAAAGTTTTTCCATATGGATGTGAGGAAAATAGTGATAATAGTAGAAGATGTACAAGTATCAAGAACAGCTCTACAATGGGCTCTTCATAATCTCTTACGTTATGGAGATTTAGTAACACTTCTTCACGTTTTCCCAAATTTGAGATCCAGAACCAGCAACAAACTTAGGCTTCTTCGCCTTAAAGGTTTTCAATTAGCTCTCTCTTTTCAAGACCTTTGCAACAATTTTCCCAACGTAGGTTACTCTGTTTTTTTTACCATGATGTTCTGTTTTAGAAATTTGTAATGTTACTGATACATATATGATAACAGAGATAGGTGATTGATCTGTTACAGACCAAGACAGAGATTGTGGTCACTGAAGGAGATCAAGATGGTGGCAAAATTGCTGAAATGGTTAGACAAATTGGAGCTTCAACTCTTGTTGTTGGACTTCATGATCATAGCTTCATCTACAAGTAAGTTGGTATCTACTACCTCCTACCAGCACAAATATCAAAACTTGGAtaaatgggaagaaatcacctaataattttactttcgatgaattttgattaattgATCACTAGGTCACATCTTCGAGCGTGAGAATCTTTGATTATGAGTACATCTCTTTAATAAGAAAAATCGTTTAATACTATGGAGTTTAGTCTTTAGGGACAAATTGATTAAATGATAAGTGAATTAATTTATTCCATTGTAGATAGGAAATGGATAGGAAGTTGCTAGCAATAAAGCCATTCAAGGCCTACAGCCATGGTTGGTCAACTCTCCTCTGTACAGCCACTTTTAGTATTAATGGTGAAACCACATTTTATCCGAAATCTTTTTATGCTTGAAATCTCTGATTAAGGATAAATAGACGATGATTCAATGTATCTCTTAAACTAGATTTAATATTAGGGAGTACTTTAATAGTTTAAATTAGTTCTTAgttgatttaaaatatttagagtAGGATAAGGATTTGTGAATTATTAATTGAGTTTGTTGGAACTCctaaatttgtttttgtttacgATTTGTGCTAGACTGGCCAATCTTTTCTGCTCTGCCACGTTTCAGTCACTGCCCATTGGCCGGCAGGTTTCATGCAATTGTGTGTCCTCATTATTTGTAACtgctaaattttttattcatgCCAATCAGATGATCCTCAAAATATCATATCCTCAAGAATTGTTGACATCACAATCGTGTGTGTGATCATctcattcaaatatttaaattattggaGAGCGCATATCATGTTTCAATATGCTATTTGTCCACTTTCGATTAGCCAAATATGTATCTGTTACATGTTAAAAGATATGACTATCTCATCTAtagatttaaattttcttgaatATGTTTTAGCATAGTGGAACTAAACTAGTTgtaatatttattgatttgttaCTAGGATGGCCATGGCCCATAACAGTATAGCTAGCAATTTGAATTGCAAAGTAGTGGCTATCAAGCAACCAACACCTTTGACCACCACCATAACAAGGAAAAGGACTATTTCTTTACCTAACAGTTCAACCAACATGGACTTGTCACAGATTGAAATAGCAGCACTGAGGTAAGAATATTTATGCCTAATTTCATGCATTTGGATCCAAGTCTGTTATTACCTGCTCCATATAATATATTCTGTGGTCCTGACTCTAGAACAAGGGTTCTTCAAGATAAATCAATATTGAACCTCCTTATCACCACCCCTCGAGATTCTGAGTTCGAGTCCTGAAAATATAATTGTCTTTGGTTAGAAGCGCATTACCCTCAAAAGTAAAACTTTGTGACACGAATTCAAATTACTAAAACGAGTATtcgaataatataaaatattgaacCTTTCTTCTTATATTAACAATTAGCTTAAAGTGATCAAATGAATTgggtattttattaaataaaagccACTACATTAATAGTTGTGTTGTGATGTGATGAGGAACAAATAAGGCAATATGGTATAGCTGTAAACAATAGAAATTAAGGATAGGGTTTTCATTACAAACAAAGAGGTACAAGAAATAAATGAGTTTGTCTGCTTGTCAACTTGACGTCACACCAATGAGGGTTGTGGTAGAGTGGTAAGtggtaagtatttttttttatccttagATATCGGGATGAGTTTCCCTTAAGTACGAAGTCACCTTTGTCAAGAAGCTCTTTAACCCAAACTTTCCAACGCGAATCCAAATTTAGTTGGAAGTGAGTACCGGACACcgaattggaaaaaaaaaaacttaacatCACATCTTGGATGATAGTATATATTTGTTGACAGAGGCATTAATAGAAATTCTTATAAAGGGAATCAGAACAAATATAAACTTGTCACACATGAAATTTGTACTTCtgataatttaaaacaaattttgaacCAACCTTACCACTAATAATATAAAGAATGTTTTGTACGTGtccttttaaaaaattggaATTACTATTTTTCTTGCAGTCTTAAATTGTGATCATGTACGATTTTAGTAATATTTGGTAGTTTATTTGTgtataaatcataaaaaaaaactacccacaaaaaaacatatattatgtGTCCCACCTGGCATTGatgatttgatttaattatgtaATGTGTGCAGTGTCCCGGAAATTAATCCACCAAAAATTCCATATCAAGTTTGTCCAGACCCGAGTGCTATTATTTGGAGAAAGGGGAGATCCAGAAGATGGACAAGAAGAGATTAAAAATCAAGAATTATGTATATCTgctgttattaattatttgatgACAAAAGTGGTTTTTGAATTTGTTAGTTTGACTCACAGGGCATAGAACAaagacagaaaaaaaaaaatgatttacaaAATTCACAAAGTTGTTTGGTAATTTGGctaatattcataattatgTGATTCATTATGACGAAACAAATATAGCTGTAATTTTTATTAATCTGTATGGTAATTTGTACTGTTGGTATGCCCCGTCTGTCATAACTTGTGAACAAGACAAATGTTATCGTAGCGACAAAATTTGTGTATCGAAAATGTTTAGAGCCCAAAAGGCCCACGAGACCGTGAGTGACATGCCAATGAGTACTACAAATGACAGTTTTTTCAGAACTtaatcttttctattttttgataaattattgTGCTATTTTATTCGTTTAAATTTGATATACTTTAAATATCCTTATTTCTAAATCCACCAAAACAAATGGCATCAGTGAGCtggaaaaataaaacaaagcaaTCGAAAACACGATTGTTTACTAAACCTTATAATTTAATGATATCGGATAATTCTTTCCCATAGTAGTTGataattagaaataaacatcattttttaaCAAGTTTTTAGTTTAACgatgtaaaatattttatttgcacttaatataatttcaaaagttaactcagaaaggaaggattaaacaaataatattattactaGTTAAAGATAAATTTGATAAAGAAGACAAAATTGAGAAAcggtttttttaattttcacacTCTAAAACATTCTATAATTCATAATTACTTTgctagtaaaataataatttttttttaactaattcttttttataataattaaaatagagtttggagaaacaaattaaataaaaaaattagaactaaaataaatgaaaaatggcGGCTAGAAAACTGAGTCCCGACTCCCGAGTTGATGCAACCAACTCAGTGAAAGTCTCCACAGCTTGAGCTGTCTACATAGCATCActtcacacatttttttttattttttctctactcttaaaaaaaaatggttaaaAAAGTTTACACAAATCAGCTGTATAGCACACCATTGGACAATTTCttgatatatttaaattttaatggaGAAAGTTATTTTATACTTCAAACTAGCTCgaacattattttattataaataaaatttattttgaataaaagaGATAATTATTGAAAACACTCTTAAACTTGGTGTGAAATATTAATTTGTTCCCAAATTATTGACAACCTTGAAAATACTCATCTACTCGACTtactaaacttagatacaccaacaatacacccCGATGTGACACATGACGTTATAACAAGTGATTTCAAACTCTTATAGAAGCATgtgactcttaataaaaagtgttgaaaacacctCTAAACTTGATGAGAATTTAGTGTGTATTTCACTCagcagaggcgtatccaggattttgagatgatgggtgcactattataaaaaattggatctaagatataaatttgattgatttaaaatttaggttcttatcattaaaaataattaaaattttaaaattatagatcCAAAGTTATTTTTACCTATCCAAACCACTTAGAGAGACATTAcccaattttaaaaaggaaaataaaacaagataactaaaagattcaaatttctaacctcacttagagaggtgcacccaacaTAATTGCACGAAATAATACTTCAAGTGTGGGTTcacatatctatatttaaatattttttaaaaatataacactactatatatgatttcaggaggggagc
Protein-coding regions in this window:
- the LOC125859764 gene encoding uncharacterized protein LOC125859764; translation: MDVRKIVIIVEDVQVSRTALQWALHNLLRYGDLVTLLHVFPNLRSRTSNKLRLLRLKGFQLALSFQDLCNNFPNTKTEIVVTEGDQDGGKIAEMVRQIGASTLVVGLHDHSFIYKMAMAHNSIASNLNCKVVAIKQPTPLTTTITRKRTISLPNSSTNMDLSQIEIAALSVPEINPPKIPYQVCPDPSAIIWRKGRSRRWTRRD